One window of Fusobacterium polymorphum genomic DNA carries:
- a CDS encoding ABC transporter ATP-binding protein: MKNILEVKNISYSVGENKILKDISFKCQSGEIIGIIGPNGSGKTTLLKTINGINPISSGDILLNGKSIKEYDEKELARDISFMNQNTNIEFDFPCIDIVVLGRYPYLERFQEYSKKDIELAEKYMRLTNTYKFKDKSILQLSGGERQRVLFAKILTQESQVILLDEPTASLDMRHEEDLLKEISKEKDKDKIIILVIHNLRTAIKYCSRLILLSNGNIVKDGTVEEVITEGNLNDVFGVKTKVYYNEISKSLDFCII; the protein is encoded by the coding sequence ATGAAAAATATTTTAGAAGTAAAAAACATATCTTACTCTGTGGGGGAAAATAAAATATTAAAAGATATAAGTTTTAAATGTCAATCAGGTGAAATTATTGGAATAATAGGACCTAATGGTTCTGGAAAAACCACTCTTTTAAAGACTATAAATGGAATAAATCCTATAAGTAGTGGAGATATTTTATTAAATGGTAAGAGCATAAAAGAATATGATGAAAAAGAATTAGCAAGGGATATTTCTTTTATGAACCAAAATACAAACATTGAATTTGACTTTCCTTGCATTGATATTGTTGTACTTGGAAGATATCCATATTTAGAAAGATTTCAAGAATATTCTAAAAAAGATATAGAACTTGCAGAAAAATATATGAGGCTTACAAATACATATAAATTTAAAGATAAATCTATATTGCAGCTGTCAGGTGGAGAAAGACAGAGAGTTTTATTTGCAAAAATTTTAACACAAGAAAGTCAAGTAATACTTTTAGATGAGCCTACTGCTAGCCTTGATATGAGGCATGAAGAAGATTTGTTAAAGGAAATTTCAAAAGAAAAAGATAAGGATAAAATTATAATATTGGTAATTCATAATTTAAGAACAGCTATTAAATATTGTTCAAGGCTGATACTTTTATCTAATGGAAATATTGTAAAAGATGGAACTGTTGAAGAAGTTATAACAGAGGGAAACTTAAATGATGTCTTTGGAGTAAAAACAAAGGTTTATTACAATGAGATTTCTAAATCCTTAGATTTTTGTATAATATAG
- a CDS encoding TIM barrel protein: MYKLLNMADFCSNEELEKDMQYFSEKYGFDGFELIKFFDGDNSPLKKYIKGYHMRFFPSWMELYLEDFRSLYDELKDEKYFKSLCGGHSKKELIEYYKRELKIAKELEVEYVVFHACNVKVTEAMTYDFKYSDKEVLNAVISIINEIFEDGEYDFKLLFENLWWSGLRLTNKEEVKYLLNGVKYKNVGFILDTGHMINNNRDIKNSKEGIEYIKENIENIGEYKNLIYGMHLNYSLSGEYVNRAIKENKEKNLSIEDIMNNVYQHVGSIDYHDPFEDKEIIGVINSLPIEYLVFELIGDTREELEDKIQRQWKIFN, from the coding sequence ATGTATAAATTATTAAATATGGCAGATTTTTGTTCGAATGAAGAACTTGAAAAAGATATGCAATATTTTTCAGAAAAATATGGTTTTGATGGTTTTGAATTAATTAAATTTTTTGATGGAGATAACAGTCCTTTAAAAAAATATATAAAAGGTTATCATATGAGATTCTTTCCTTCTTGGATGGAATTGTATTTAGAAGATTTCCGTTCTTTATATGATGAACTCAAAGATGAAAAATATTTTAAATCTCTTTGTGGAGGACATAGCAAAAAAGAATTAATTGAATATTATAAAAGAGAGTTAAAAATTGCAAAAGAGTTAGAAGTTGAATATGTGGTTTTTCATGCTTGTAATGTAAAAGTTACAGAGGCAATGACTTATGATTTTAAATACTCTGATAAGGAAGTTTTAAATGCAGTAATTTCAATAATCAATGAAATTTTTGAAGATGGAGAATATGATTTTAAACTTCTATTTGAAAATCTATGGTGGTCTGGACTTAGGCTTACAAATAAAGAAGAGGTTAAGTACCTTTTAAATGGAGTAAAATATAAAAATGTTGGCTTTATTTTAGATACAGGGCATATGATTAATAATAATAGAGATATTAAAAATTCAAAAGAGGGAATAGAATATATTAAAGAGAATATAGAAAACATAGGAGAATATAAAAATTTAATATATGGAATGCACCTTAACTATTCACTGTCAGGAGAATATGTAAATAGAGCTATAAAAGAAAATAAAGAGAAAAATTTAAGTATAGAAGATATAATGAATAATGTCTATCAGCATGTAGGCTCTATTGATTATCATGATCCCTTTGAAGATAAAGAAATTATAGGTGTTATAAACTCACTTCCAATAGAATATCTTGTTTTTGAATTAATAGGTGATACAAGGGAAGAGTTGGAAGATAAAATTCAAAGACAATGGAAGATATTTAATTAA
- a CDS encoding DUF5105 domain-containing protein, translating into MKKLVKILVFVLVMFLMGCGEKKEELTGLHKEFDIIFNGIKEQATSEFNANKEEMEKVAKNSTGSEREAEAMFNSFEIVLEALKISTYSVENINDMGDKAELKIKVKAVDFVGLSDEVLKNYKAKNNQSEEEVMIESMKELYNTVKSGKAPMKEEEMTVQMVKENDKWIIDDNTRDELMFKMMGTPQRNPVNF; encoded by the coding sequence ATGAAAAAACTAGTAAAAATCTTAGTGTTTGTATTAGTAATGTTTTTAATGGGGTGTGGTGAGAAGAAAGAAGAATTAACAGGTCTACATAAAGAATTTGATATAATTTTCAATGGAATTAAAGAGCAAGCAACTTCAGAATTTAATGCAAATAAAGAAGAAATGGAAAAAGTAGCAAAGAATTCTACTGGAAGTGAGAGGGAAGCAGAAGCTATGTTTAATAGTTTTGAAATTGTGTTGGAGGCATTAAAAATTTCAACATATAGTGTAGAAAATATTAATGATATGGGAGATAAAGCAGAACTTAAAATAAAAGTTAAAGCAGTTGATTTTGTTGGACTTTCAGATGAAGTGCTTAAAAATTATAAAGCTAAAAATAATCAAAGTGAAGAAGAAGTTATGATTGAATCAATGAAAGAATTATATAATACAGTAAAAAGTGGAAAAGCACCAATGAAAGAGGAAGAAATGACAGTTCAAATGGTTAAAGAAAATGATAAATGGATAATTGATGACAACACAAGAGATGAGCTAATGTTTAAAATGATGGGAACTCCACAAAGAAATCCTGTTAATTTCTAA
- a CDS encoding AAA family ATPase has protein sequence MSDIKKAKELLKRYSSARIPFIVINTMERDRTLEVLKEVAEELTISFFVHTMSKGIYDISSGKVLSEDKSIYSAIDYMSDQMKRRQNLTLVLTGIPDISSENADAKQLFDLVTHANETGGSIIVFTNGGVWNQLQRLGMTLKIDNPNEEEMYDIIKKYIDDYRNEITIEWEEADIREAAAILNGVTRIEAENVIATLIAKREITKEDMDEVRFAKDRLFSNISGLEKIDVDESIISVGGLAGLRKWLDEKKELLKVEKKDLLKAKGLRSPRGILLVGVPGCGKSLSAKAISASWKLPLYRLDFATVQGSYIGQSEQQLKDALTTAENVSPCILWIDEIEKGLSGAGSSNDGGVSTRMVGQFLFWLQESRKQVFVVATANDVSMLPSELLRRGRFDELFFIDLPTSEERFDIIKMYMRKYLSLDFAGELANKIVDMTEGFTGADLESTVRDLAYRVIANEDFVLDEENVVQAFSNVVPLSQTSPEKIAAIRDWGKERAVPASGKPIGAEEIKTNTESRTRKLLV, from the coding sequence ATGAGTGATATTAAAAAGGCAAAAGAACTATTAAAAAGATATTCAAGTGCTAGAATACCTTTTATTGTTATTAATACAATGGAAAGAGATAGAACACTTGAAGTTTTAAAAGAAGTTGCAGAGGAATTGACTATATCGTTTTTTGTACATACTATGTCAAAAGGAATATATGATATTTCAAGTGGAAAGGTTTTAAGTGAAGATAAATCTATATATAGTGCAATAGACTATATGAGTGATCAGATGAAAAGAAGACAAAATTTGACATTAGTATTGACAGGGATACCAGATATCAGTTCTGAAAATGCAGATGCAAAACAATTGTTTGACTTAGTTACTCATGCCAATGAAACAGGTGGAAGTATAATAGTTTTCACTAATGGTGGAGTATGGAATCAATTACAAAGATTGGGAATGACTTTAAAAATAGATAATCCTAATGAAGAAGAAATGTATGATATTATTAAAAAATATATAGATGATTATAGAAATGAAATCACTATTGAATGGGAAGAGGCAGATATTAGAGAGGCAGCTGCTATACTAAATGGAGTTACTAGAATAGAAGCAGAAAATGTTATAGCAACTTTAATTGCAAAAAGAGAAATTACAAAAGAAGATATGGATGAAGTAAGGTTTGCTAAAGATAGATTATTTTCTAATATATCTGGTTTAGAAAAGATAGATGTTGATGAAAGTATAATAAGTGTTGGAGGCTTAGCAGGACTTAGAAAGTGGCTTGATGAAAAGAAAGAACTTTTAAAAGTTGAAAAAAAAGATTTATTAAAAGCAAAAGGGCTTCGTTCACCAAGAGGGATATTACTTGTTGGGGTTCCAGGTTGTGGAAAATCTTTGTCAGCTAAAGCAATATCAGCAAGTTGGAAGTTACCATTATATAGACTGGATTTTGCAACTGTTCAAGGTAGCTATATCGGGCAATCTGAACAACAATTAAAAGATGCTTTAACAACAGCAGAAAATGTTTCTCCTTGTATACTTTGGATAGATGAAATTGAAAAAGGGCTATCAGGGGCAGGAAGCTCAAATGATGGTGGAGTATCTACAAGAATGGTAGGACAATTTTTGTTCTGGTTACAAGAATCAAGAAAACAAGTTTTTGTTGTGGCAACAGCTAATGATGTTTCTATGTTACCATCAGAACTTTTAAGAAGAGGAAGATTTGATGAGTTATTCTTTATAGATTTACCTACATCAGAAGAAAGATTTGATATTATTAAAATGTATATGAGAAAATATTTAAGTTTAGATTTTGCAGGAGAATTAGCAAACAAAATAGTTGATATGACAGAAGGTTTTACAGGAGCAGACTTAGAATCAACAGTCAGAGATTTAGCATATAGAGTTATTGCTAATGAAGATTTTGTCTTAGATGAAGAAAATGTAGTACAAGCTTTTTCAAATGTTGTACCTTTATCACAAACAAGCCCTGAAAAAATAGCAGCTATAAGAGATTGGGGAAAAGAAAGAGCAGTTCCTGCCTCAGGAAAACCTATTGGAGCAGAAGAAATTAAGACTAATACAGAATCAAGAACAAGAAAACTACTTGTTTAG
- a CDS encoding tetratricopeptide repeat protein encodes MDEKFWEKINTYGENGEFDKVVREIKKLPEDKLDIELINVLGRSYMNLGDYENALDTYLSFIGKAKEDVKDVDIWLYSECGWLCNEVGDYEQGLKYLLEAEKLGRDDEWLNTEIGQCLGRLERPEEGLERLKKSLKLIEVEAPENIQEKIFINSEIGYLYGFLENSEEALKYFYIAKDLGRNDDWIYMHIWFNLEKSKGKEEALKYFENEAKVNDKNTTIWASLGQIYMNFFQDYDKAEKAFKKAFGLSGDGLNLYNRGIALRLLGKYEEAVEVLLQSRKISVQEGDVTDGEDLDLARCYVALKDKKNAEKYLDLAREGLENVPEEHADEFEATLEEIEDLIEKL; translated from the coding sequence ATGGATGAAAAATTTTGGGAAAAAATAAATACTTATGGAGAAAATGGAGAATTTGATAAAGTTGTAAGAGAAATTAAAAAGCTTCCAGAAGATAAACTTGATATAGAACTAATAAATGTACTTGGTAGATCTTATATGAATTTAGGAGATTATGAAAATGCTCTTGATACATATCTATCTTTTATAGGGAAAGCTAAAGAAGATGTTAAAGATGTTGATATATGGCTTTACTCTGAGTGTGGTTGGTTATGTAATGAAGTTGGAGACTATGAACAAGGACTTAAATACTTATTAGAAGCTGAAAAATTAGGTAGAGATGATGAATGGCTAAATACTGAAATTGGACAATGTTTAGGAAGACTTGAAAGACCAGAAGAAGGGCTTGAAAGATTAAAAAAATCATTGAAATTAATTGAAGTAGAAGCACCAGAAAATATTCAAGAAAAGATTTTTATTAATTCTGAAATAGGATATCTTTATGGATTTTTAGAAAATTCAGAAGAAGCTTTAAAATATTTCTATATAGCAAAAGATTTAGGAAGAAATGATGACTGGATATATATGCATATTTGGTTTAATTTAGAAAAAAGTAAAGGAAAAGAAGAAGCTTTAAAATACTTTGAAAATGAAGCAAAAGTTAATGATAAAAATACTACTATTTGGGCATCATTAGGACAAATCTATATGAATTTCTTCCAAGATTATGATAAAGCTGAAAAAGCATTTAAAAAAGCTTTTGGACTTAGTGGAGATGGATTGAATCTATATAATAGAGGTATCGCTTTAAGATTACTAGGGAAATATGAAGAAGCTGTGGAAGTTCTTTTACAATCAAGAAAAATCTCTGTTCAAGAAGGAGATGTAACAGATGGGGAGGATTTAGATCTTGCTCGTTGTTATGTAGCATTGAAAGACAAAAAAAATGCTGAAAAATATTTAGATCTTGCTAGAGAAGGCTTAGAAAATGTTCCAGAAGAACATGCAGATGAATTTGAAGCTACTTTAGAAGAAATAGAAGATTTAATAGAAAAATTATAA
- a CDS encoding tetratricopeptide repeat protein — protein MKEEILQKIESLYDLDKHQEIIDMIEALPAEQLSAELISELGRAYNNLQQYEKGLELLKSIEFEESNNPRWNWRIAYSYYFLDDFLNAEKHLLKSIELNPEEEFTYTLLIETYISLAKVEDERGNYEKAIEYALEAKKYVRDEEGEANADSFLSWLYDRYGHYSEAEELLKNLINKSKNDEWLYSELGFCLAEQGRQEEALESYLKAIELGRDDAWIFTRIGMCYKNMDKKEEALENYLKALELKEDDIFIMSDIAWLYDSIGEFEKGLKYLERLAELGEDDAWTNTEYGYCLAKLKRFEEAIVKINRALEIEDDDKDTAYIYSQLGWCKRHLGNYDEAIEAFTQAKKWGRNDAWVLIEIGHCYKGKDDREKALEFYLKAEKLDKNDIYLLSDIAWHYDALNKYDEALKYIKRAVRLGRDDAWINEEYGACLAGLDKYEEAIKKYEYALNLDDENKDEAYINSQLGWCHRQLGKYEKALEYHKKAKELGRNDVWINVEIGMCYAKLEEYEKAIENYLVAYEIDREDILTLTELGWVYDAMEKYEDAIEFLLKAEKLGRDDEWLNTEIGLNLGRSGKAEEGIKRLQKSLTMVEDDDTEQKIFINSEIGWLFGRLEEPNPEEALKYLKIAKELGRDDEWLNSELGFELGYNPDTRKEALEHFERAIELGRNDAWVYEMRGTLLLDLGRYEEALESFRKAYSLNDDGWYLYSIGRCLRRLERYEEAIENLLKSRQISLDEEDVVDGEDLELAFCYVGIGDKEKAEEYLKSARESIEKQGTLNDYIQEEIDEIEKGILSLTRLS, from the coding sequence TTGAAAGAAGAAATACTGCAAAAAATAGAAAGTTTGTATGATTTAGATAAACATCAAGAAATAATTGATATGATAGAAGCCTTACCAGCAGAACAATTAAGTGCAGAACTAATAAGTGAGTTAGGAAGGGCATACAATAATCTTCAACAATATGAAAAAGGATTGGAATTATTAAAAAGTATAGAGTTTGAAGAATCTAATAATCCTCGTTGGAATTGGAGAATAGCATATTCTTACTATTTTTTAGATGATTTTTTAAATGCAGAAAAGCATTTATTAAAATCAATTGAATTAAACCCAGAAGAAGAATTTACTTATACTTTATTGATAGAGACATATATATCTTTAGCAAAAGTCGAAGATGAAAGAGGAAATTATGAAAAAGCAATAGAATATGCACTTGAAGCTAAAAAATATGTTAGAGATGAAGAAGGAGAAGCAAATGCAGATTCATTTTTATCTTGGTTATATGATAGATATGGACATTATTCAGAAGCAGAAGAACTTTTAAAAAATTTAATAAATAAAAGTAAGAATGATGAATGGTTATATTCTGAATTAGGTTTTTGTTTAGCAGAACAAGGAAGACAAGAAGAAGCTTTAGAAAGTTATTTGAAGGCAATAGAATTAGGTAGAGATGATGCTTGGATTTTTACAAGAATAGGTATGTGTTATAAAAATATGGATAAAAAAGAAGAAGCTTTAGAAAATTATTTAAAAGCTCTTGAATTGAAAGAAGATGATATTTTTATAATGTCAGACATAGCTTGGTTGTATGATTCTATAGGAGAATTTGAAAAAGGGTTAAAATACTTAGAAAGACTTGCAGAACTTGGAGAAGATGATGCTTGGACAAATACAGAGTACGGTTATTGTCTAGCAAAACTTAAAAGATTTGAAGAAGCAATTGTAAAGATTAATCGTGCCTTAGAAATAGAAGATGATGATAAAGACACCGCATATATCTATAGTCAACTTGGTTGGTGTAAAAGACATTTAGGAAACTATGATGAAGCTATTGAGGCATTTACACAAGCTAAAAAATGGGGAAGAAACGATGCTTGGGTACTTATTGAGATAGGACATTGCTATAAGGGAAAAGATGACAGAGAAAAGGCATTAGAATTCTATTTAAAAGCAGAAAAGCTTGATAAAAATGATATCTATCTTTTATCAGATATAGCTTGGCATTATGATGCCTTAAATAAATATGATGAAGCTTTGAAATATATTAAAAGAGCAGTAAGACTTGGTAGGGATGATGCTTGGATTAATGAAGAATATGGAGCTTGTTTAGCAGGCTTAGATAAATATGAAGAAGCTATAAAAAAATATGAATATGCTTTAAATTTAGATGATGAAAATAAAGATGAAGCTTATATTAATAGCCAACTTGGTTGGTGCCATCGTCAATTAGGTAAATATGAAAAAGCACTTGAATATCATAAAAAGGCTAAAGAACTAGGAAGAAATGATGTTTGGATAAATGTTGAGATAGGAATGTGTTATGCTAAATTAGAAGAATATGAAAAAGCTATTGAAAATTACCTAGTTGCTTATGAAATAGATAGAGAAGATATATTAACATTGACAGAACTTGGTTGGGTTTATGATGCAATGGAAAAATATGAAGATGCTATTGAATTTCTATTAAAAGCAGAAAAACTTGGTAGAGATGATGAATGGCTTAATACAGAAATAGGATTAAATTTAGGTAGAAGTGGAAAAGCAGAAGAAGGAATTAAAAGATTACAAAAATCTTTAACTATGGTTGAAGATGATGATACTGAACAAAAAATCTTTATAAACTCTGAAATAGGTTGGCTTTTTGGAAGACTTGAAGAACCTAATCCAGAAGAAGCATTGAAATATTTAAAGATTGCGAAAGAATTAGGTAGAGATGATGAGTGGTTAAATTCAGAGCTAGGTTTTGAGTTAGGCTATAATCCAGATACAAGAAAAGAAGCCTTAGAACATTTTGAAAGAGCAATTGAGTTAGGTAGAAATGATGCTTGGGTTTATGAAATGAGAGGAACACTTTTGCTAGACTTAGGAAGATATGAAGAAGCTTTAGAATCATTTAGAAAAGCTTATTCTTTAAATGATGATGGTTGGTATCTATATTCTATTGGAAGATGTTTAAGAAGATTAGAAAGATATGAAGAAGCTATTGAAAATCTTTTAAAATCTAGACAAATATCATTAGATGAAGAAGATGTAGTAGATGGTGAGGACTTAGAATTAGCATTCTGTTATGTTGGTATAGGAGATAAAGAAAAAGCTGAAGAGTATTTAAAATCTGCTAGAGAATCAATAGAAAAACAAGGAACTTTAAATGATTACATACAAGAAGAAATAGATGAAATAGAAAAAGGAATTCTTTCTTTAACTAGACTTTCATAA
- a CDS encoding bacteriocin immunity protein codes for MEKKELIDLIEQIKNFEGTEEEEDILLEKLQNLVLDPEISDYIYWTDMSSEEIADKVLAYKPIILKNK; via the coding sequence TTGGAAAAAAAAGAATTAATAGATTTAATAGAACAAATAAAAAACTTTGAAGGAACAGAGGAAGAAGAAGATATTCTTTTAGAAAAACTACAAAATTTAGTTTTGGATCCAGAAATATCTGATTATATATACTGGACTGATATGAGTTCAGAAGAAATAGCAGACAAAGTATTGGCTTATAAACCAATCATATTAAAGAATAAGTAA
- a CDS encoding glycerophosphodiester phosphodiesterase: MTKNFAHRGFSGKYPENTMLAFEKAIEVGADGIELDVQLTKDGEIVIIHDETIDRTTDGKGYVIDYTYEELSKFEASYIYRGKVGFNKIPTLKEYFELVKDLDFITNIELKTGINEYLGIEEKVYQLIKKYKLEKKVIISSFNHFSILRMKKIAPELKCGFLSEDWIIDAGAYTASHNIECFHPRFNNLIPEVVAELKKNNIEINTWTVNREEDINDLIDKKVDILIGNYPDLVKKIINIKNRG; the protein is encoded by the coding sequence ATGACAAAGAATTTTGCTCATAGAGGATTTAGTGGAAAATATCCTGAAAATACAATGTTAGCTTTTGAAAAAGCAATAGAAGTTGGAGCAGATGGAATAGAATTAGATGTTCAACTTACAAAAGATGGGGAAATTGTAATAATACATGATGAAACAATAGATAGAACAACAGATGGTAAAGGCTATGTGATAGATTATACATATGAAGAATTATCAAAGTTTGAGGCTTCATATATTTATAGAGGAAAAGTGGGATTTAATAAAATTCCAACATTAAAAGAATATTTTGAACTGGTAAAAGATTTAGATTTCATAACTAATATTGAATTAAAAACTGGGATAAATGAATATTTAGGAATAGAAGAAAAGGTGTATCAACTTATTAAAAAATATAAATTAGAGAAAAAAGTTATAATTTCAAGTTTTAACCATTTTTCTATTTTAAGAATGAAAAAAATTGCACCTGAGTTAAAATGTGGATTTTTATCAGAAGATTGGATAATAGATGCAGGAGCATATACAGCTTCTCATAATATTGAATGCTTTCATCCGAGATTCAATAATTTGATACCAGAAGTTGTAGCAGAACTGAAAAAAAATAATATAGAAATTAATACTTGGACAGTTAATAGGGAAGAGGATATCAATGATTTGATAGATAAAAAAGTGGATATTTTAATAGGAAATTATCCAGATTTAGTAAAAAAAATAATTAATATAAAAAATAGGGGGTAA
- a CDS encoding alanine/glycine:cation symporter family protein: protein MESLELFLTTVNKWLWGRWLVYVLLGLGILYTFTNGFIQVRHFKFIIKKTLVDSFKTRNDEKGSGSISTFKAMMVTLAGNVGGGNVVGVATAVAAGGMGAVFWMWIAAFFGMALKYGEIVLSQLYRGKDSEGNLLSGPMYYIRDGLKAPWLGIVIAVLMCTKMMGANLVQSNTISGVLSSNYNVPTWVTGIILICCLMAVVLGGLKRLANIATSLVPIMSIFYVVVGLLVILLNIQQVPSVFIEIFTQAFSMKAVAGGTGGYIIAKAMQYGITRGMYSNEAGEGTAPFAHGSAIVDHPCEEGITGVTEVFLDTIIICSITAIVIGVTGIYQSDLSPAVMAIESFGTVWGPLKHLATFALLLFCFTTLMGQWFNAAKSFTYAFGPKVTDKVRFVFPFLCIIGALTKISLVWTIQDVAMGLVIIPNLIALIILFPQVREQTKDYFSNPKFYPQDKK from the coding sequence ATGGAAAGTTTGGAATTGTTTTTAACCACTGTAAATAAGTGGTTATGGGGAAGATGGCTTGTATATGTACTTTTAGGGTTAGGAATTTTATATACTTTTACTAATGGTTTTATCCAAGTTAGACACTTTAAATTTATTATTAAAAAAACATTGGTAGATTCTTTTAAAACAAGAAATGATGAAAAAGGTTCAGGTTCAATTTCAACATTTAAAGCAATGATGGTAACACTTGCTGGAAATGTTGGAGGAGGAAATGTTGTAGGAGTAGCAACTGCTGTTGCTGCCGGAGGTATGGGAGCTGTTTTTTGGATGTGGATAGCTGCATTTTTTGGAATGGCTTTAAAATACGGGGAAATAGTTCTATCTCAATTATATCGTGGTAAAGATTCAGAAGGAAATTTATTAAGTGGACCTATGTACTATATTAGAGATGGATTAAAAGCACCTTGGTTAGGAATTGTTATAGCCGTTTTAATGTGTACTAAGATGATGGGGGCAAATTTAGTTCAATCTAATACTATATCAGGAGTTTTAAGCTCAAACTATAATGTACCAACTTGGGTAACAGGAATAATTCTAATTTGTTGCTTAATGGCAGTTGTTTTAGGTGGGTTGAAAAGACTTGCTAATATAGCCACATCATTAGTTCCAATAATGTCAATATTTTATGTAGTTGTAGGATTATTAGTAATATTATTAAATATTCAACAAGTTCCATCAGTTTTCATAGAAATATTTACACAAGCATTTTCTATGAAAGCAGTAGCAGGTGGAACAGGAGGATATATTATAGCAAAAGCTATGCAATATGGAATAACTAGAGGCATGTATTCAAATGAGGCTGGGGAAGGAACAGCACCATTTGCACATGGTTCTGCAATAGTTGATCATCCTTGTGAAGAAGGAATAACAGGAGTAACAGAAGTATTTTTAGATACAATTATAATTTGTTCTATAACAGCAATAGTTATTGGAGTAACTGGAATTTATCAATCAGATTTAAGTCCAGCAGTAATGGCAATAGAATCTTTTGGAACAGTATGGGGTCCATTAAAACATCTAGCAACATTTGCACTTTTACTTTTCTGTTTCACAACTTTAATGGGGCAATGGTTTAATGCAGCAAAAAGTTTTACTTATGCCTTTGGACCAAAAGTTACAGATAAAGTTAGATTTGTATTTCCATTTTTATGCATTATTGGAGCTTTAACAAAAATAAGTTTAGTCTGGACAATACAAGATGTTGCAATGGGATTGGTTATAATACCTAACTTGATTGCATTAATAATTTTATTTCCACAAGTTAGAGAACAAACTAAGGATTATTTTTCAAATCCAAAGTTTTATCCTCAAGATAAAAAATAA
- a CDS encoding macro domain-containing protein, translated as MYKDIIKLVNGDITKIPEVEAIVNAANNYLEMGGGVCGAIFRAAGTELIKECKEIGSCKTGEAVITKGYNLPNKYIIHTVGPRYTNSENGEAEKLKSAYYESLKLAKKKGIRKIAFPSISTGIYRFPVDEGAEIALSTAKKFLDENSDSFDLILWVLDEKTYVVYKEKYEKLLEI; from the coding sequence ATGTATAAAGATATTATAAAATTGGTGAATGGAGATATAACAAAGATCCCAGAAGTTGAAGCAATAGTAAATGCAGCTAATAACTATCTTGAAATGGGTGGTGGAGTTTGTGGTGCAATTTTTAGAGCAGCAGGAACTGAACTTATTAAAGAATGTAAAGAAATAGGAAGTTGTAAGACAGGAGAAGCAGTAATAACTAAGGGATATAATCTTCCAAATAAATATATTATCCACACAGTTGGACCAAGATATACAAATAGTGAAAATGGAGAAGCTGAAAAATTAAAATCAGCCTATTATGAAAGTTTGAAATTAGCAAAGAAAAAGGGAATTAGAAAAATAGCTTTTCCTTCAATTTCAACAGGAATATATAGATTTCCAGTGGATGAAGGTGCAGAGATTGCACTTAGCACTGCTAAAAAATTTTTAGATGAAAATTCTGATAGTTTTGATTTGATTTTGTGGGTATTAGATGAAAAAACTTATGTTGTATATAAAGAAAAATATGAAAAACTTTTAGAAATATAA